A genomic region of Branchiostoma lanceolatum isolate klBraLanc5 chromosome 4, klBraLanc5.hap2, whole genome shotgun sequence contains the following coding sequences:
- the LOC136433382 gene encoding uncharacterized protein, protein MTVNLIPEYISANMMLFWALALTVATTLPAPGATQDPQGYFDNLDINGDGFITLHEAEHGLTVHALFTAMDADCDGVITLAQINFYMPEFVPVFNNLDLDGNQSVTDQEAQAATSIAGVFTFFDTNADGLLERPEAQRLIDVINRLAAAAADLGNTACGN, encoded by the exons ATGACTGTCAATCTCATCCCAG AATACATCTCTGCCAACATGATGCTGTTTTGGGCGCTCGCGCTCACCGTAGCGACAACTCTGCCTGCTCCCGG GGCGACCCAGGACCCACAGGGATACTTCGACAACCTGGACATCAATGGGGACGGCTTCATCACCCTTCACGAGGCGGAGCATGGGCTGACCGTGCATGCCCTCTTCACGGCCATGGACGCTGACT GCGACGGAGTCATCACGCTTGCTCAGATTAATTTCTACATGCCTGAATTCGTGCCGGTGTTTAACAACCTGGACCTGGACGGAAACCAATCCGTGACGGATCAGGAGGCACAGGCCGCTACTTCCATAGCCGGCGTCTTCACCTTCTTTGACACCAACG CTGACGGTCTGTTGGAGCGGCCAGAGGCACAGCGGTTGATCGACGTCATCAATCGCCTCGCAGCCGCCGCTGCCGATCTGGGAAACACGGCCTGCGGGAACTAA
- the LOC136433385 gene encoding uncharacterized protein, whose amino-acid sequence MMLFLALALSVATALPVPRKGEEYFDQLDINSDGIITLHEADHGLSVAAIFGAMDADCDGFITRGQILFYVREFVEAFDRLDLNGDGYLTVQEAETATDIGRIFAFFDINADGQLTPQEADRLIQLIIQLQAAAAAQGTACQTTPGPNQP is encoded by the exons ATGATGCTGTTTTTGGCGCTCGCGCTCTCCGTAGCGACAGCTCTGCCTGTTCCCAG GAAGGGCGAGGAATACTTCGATCAGCTGGACATCAACAGTGACGGCATCATCACCCTTCACGAGGCGGATCACGGGCTCTCCGTGGCGGCCATCTTCGGCGCCATGGACGCTGACT GCGACGGTTTCATCACGCGGGGACAGATCCTTTTCTACGTGCGTGAATTCGTGGAAGCCTTTGATAGGCTGGACCTGAACGGAGACGGTTACTTGACCGTGCAGGAAGCGGAGACCGCCACTGATATAGGCCGCATCTTCGCTTTCTTTGACATCAACG CTGACGGTCAGTTGACGCCGCAGGAGGCGGACCGACTGATCCAGCTCATCATCCAGCTTCAGGCCGCGGCTGCCGCGCAGGGCACGGCCTGTCAGACGACCCCGGGCCCCAACCAACCCTGA